In Deltaproteobacteria bacterium, the sequence AGCTTTTCTCCATAAAAAAGCTTCTTACAATAAAAAAACACTGATGTCTCTGATTGCAAAAACACCACTGCCTCCTTATTATGCCGTTATCTTTACGTCAATCCTTTCGGAAGAAGACCATAATTATACACAAATGGCAGAGAAAATGCTGGCATTGGCAGCGAAACAAGGGGGATTTCTTGGCGTCGAGTCAACCCGTCAGGAACTGGGAATTACCGTCTCCTACTGGTCTGACCTTGAATCAATCAAAGTATGGAAAGAAAATATTGATCATAAAGAAGCCCAAAGGCTGGGCCGTGAAAAGTGGTAT encodes:
- a CDS encoding antibiotic biosynthesis monooxygenase; this encodes MSLIAKTPLPPYYAVIFTSILSEEDHNYTQMAEKMLALAAKQGGFLGVESTRQELGITVSYWSDLESIKVWKENIDHKEAQRLGREKWYTDFKIRIAKVEREYGI